From one Geoalkalibacter halelectricus genomic stretch:
- a CDS encoding B12-binding domain-containing radical SAM protein — protein MRTILATLHSKFIHASLALPYLAAACGKDCGEILIEEFTVHEPREQILARLLTAKPDVVAFSVYLWNRRETFDLIDALHAAAPQVRSVVGGPEVSYDDRQLFDRHPGLAALVRGEGEIPLRGLLKAWCGNEPPQDVPRLAWRSPAGIVEGPQQQPPAELDLIPSPFAAGLVDLSRGLVYYETSRGCPYTCAFCMSALDQGVRSFSMARIRADLGLLMAQAVPQIKFVDRTFNYDAPRARDIFRFILAHNRTSCFHFEIGAHLLDEETLELLRQVPADLFQFEIGVQSTLPTTLSAIGRGVSLKKLTDNVRALRHANNIHLHLDLIAGLPGEGYQAFLGSLDRVAALRPHHLQVEAVKLLPGSPLRERAPNLGIHFDPNPPYRVLGTPELSFAELERLRGISRLLDLTYNAGRLEGFLSGLSEAAGSLARGLERLDAFWRREDLHRHPLAQRRLFEYLAHFVATDFASQEQDRLRDLLARDYARCERVHPSGAPDFFDQHLTPAEQEKIRRLTRAAAEELRVQGVKVQFFAAVFHALPEYPTRTALLFLYQTRSGSSLRVDEIVL, from the coding sequence ATGCGCACGATTCTGGCCACCCTGCACAGCAAATTCATCCACGCAAGCCTCGCCCTGCCCTACCTCGCGGCCGCCTGCGGCAAGGATTGCGGAGAAATCCTCATCGAGGAATTCACCGTCCACGAACCGCGCGAGCAGATTCTCGCCCGGCTGCTGACGGCAAAGCCCGATGTGGTCGCCTTTTCGGTCTACCTCTGGAACCGGCGCGAGACCTTCGACCTGATCGACGCCCTGCATGCCGCGGCACCGCAGGTTCGCTCCGTGGTCGGCGGGCCCGAGGTGTCCTACGACGACCGACAGCTTTTCGACCGCCACCCCGGCCTTGCCGCCCTGGTGCGCGGCGAGGGCGAAATCCCCCTGCGGGGCTTGCTGAAAGCCTGGTGTGGAAACGAGCCGCCCCAGGATGTACCGCGCCTTGCCTGGCGCTCGCCCGCCGGCATCGTGGAAGGTCCGCAGCAGCAGCCTCCGGCTGAACTTGATCTCATTCCCTCGCCCTTCGCCGCCGGCCTCGTCGACCTGTCCCGCGGCCTGGTCTATTACGAAACCAGCCGAGGGTGCCCCTACACCTGCGCCTTTTGCATGAGTGCTCTGGATCAGGGTGTGCGTTCCTTTTCCATGGCGCGCATCCGCGCCGATCTGGGACTGCTCATGGCCCAAGCCGTTCCCCAAATCAAGTTCGTCGATCGCACCTTCAACTACGACGCGCCCCGCGCGCGCGACATCTTTCGCTTCATCCTCGCCCACAACCGGACCAGCTGTTTTCATTTCGAAATCGGCGCTCATCTGCTTGATGAAGAAACCCTTGAGCTGCTGCGCCAGGTTCCAGCGGATCTTTTTCAATTTGAAATTGGTGTGCAGTCCACCCTGCCCACGACCCTGAGCGCCATCGGTCGCGGCGTGTCCCTGAAAAAGCTCACGGACAACGTACGCGCCCTGCGCCATGCGAACAACATTCATCTGCACCTCGACCTGATCGCGGGCTTGCCCGGAGAAGGCTACCAGGCCTTTCTCGGCTCCCTGGACCGCGTCGCGGCACTGCGCCCCCACCATCTTCAAGTCGAGGCCGTAAAGCTGCTGCCCGGTTCGCCCCTGCGCGAGCGTGCCCCGAACCTGGGAATCCACTTCGACCCCAACCCACCCTACCGCGTCCTTGGCACCCCCGAATTAAGTTTCGCCGAGTTGGAACGACTGCGCGGCATCAGCCGCCTGCTGGATCTGACCTACAACGCGGGACGGCTGGAAGGGTTTCTCTCCGGGTTGAGCGAAGCCGCCGGCAGTCTCGCCCGCGGCCTGGAGCGCCTGGATGCCTTCTGGCGACGCGAGGATCTGCACCGTCATCCCCTGGCGCAGCGCCGCCTGTTCGAGTACCTCGCCCACTTTGTCGCCACCGACTTCGCCTCGCAGGAACAGGACCGCCTCAGGGATTTGCTGGCCCGCGACTACGCCCGCTGCGAGCGGGTTCATCCTTCGGGCGCACCGGATTTTTTCGACCAACACCTCACCCCCGCCGAACAGGAAAAGATCCGGCGGCTGACCCGCGCGGCCGCGGAGGAGCTACGCGTGCAAGGGGTCAAGGTGCAGTTTTTCGCCGCCGTCTTTCATGCCCTGCCCGAATATCCCACCCGCACCGCCCTGCTGTTTCTCTACCAAACCCGTAGCGGTTCAAGCCTCAGAGTCGATGAGATTGTCCTGTAG
- a CDS encoding methyl-accepting chemotaxis protein: MQVFKAIYGFLEESFFNSLTKKLAGNLGFLFLLQAGGLAVILYGPHGIKAAPWILGGSLVLFVLNFLFLRYLLLGPVRLINGVLKQIASAEGDLSVRLQAASRDELGDLADNCNAALHKLREMFLGVRRMGVGIAVNAAQLSSRVDAAADNARNQEVLAQDIFAGSNESKSAHDEIADRTQRICTSTSRNLEAARSTAGELAEVAQNIHHMSESVEQNQQTVTRLDDESQQIQKIIGLIRSISAQTSLLALNAAIEAARAGQAGKGFSIVADEVKKLAGQVDKASTEIEEKVGGMLEQIRISLEQSKDISNYAHHSREVVTRACAGFETMVRDFEENDAQLQGISASVEELSAANEEIHGKVGTINQASRDVGALMRSAEQATGSLKHTTEDLLETVAVYRTGEGALEGVIAHAAAFRGQAVETLRVLLSQGCELFDTHYQPIPGTQPQKYRTRYDEAFATALQPIYDRFLNDLPGASFAICVDRNGYAPTHNSRYAQPLTGDPQADLANSRDKRIYKDPTGLRAAQNDKPLLLQTYMRDTGEILCDLSLPILIDGRAWGSVRLGFKPQILDA; encoded by the coding sequence ATGCAAGTTTTCAAGGCGATTTATGGATTTCTTGAAGAAAGTTTCTTCAATTCGCTGACCAAAAAACTCGCGGGCAACCTTGGCTTTTTGTTTCTGTTGCAAGCGGGCGGCTTGGCGGTGATCCTTTACGGCCCCCATGGCATCAAAGCCGCTCCCTGGATCCTGGGCGGCTCGCTGGTGCTGTTCGTGCTCAATTTCCTCTTCCTGCGCTACCTTCTGTTGGGGCCGGTGCGCCTCATCAACGGCGTACTCAAACAGATCGCCAGCGCCGAAGGTGACCTCTCCGTGCGGCTGCAAGCCGCAAGTCGCGATGAACTTGGCGATCTGGCCGACAATTGCAACGCGGCATTGCACAAGCTGCGCGAGATGTTTCTGGGGGTGCGGCGCATGGGCGTGGGCATCGCGGTCAACGCCGCCCAACTCTCCAGCCGGGTCGATGCCGCGGCCGATAATGCCCGCAACCAGGAGGTCCTGGCCCAGGATATTTTTGCCGGCAGCAACGAGTCGAAATCCGCCCATGATGAAATCGCCGATCGCACCCAACGCATCTGCACCTCCACCTCGCGCAATCTCGAGGCGGCCCGGTCCACGGCCGGCGAACTCGCCGAGGTAGCGCAGAATATCCATCACATGAGCGAGAGCGTGGAGCAAAACCAGCAGACCGTCACCCGCCTTGATGACGAGTCGCAGCAAATCCAGAAAATCATCGGCCTGATCCGCTCCATTTCGGCGCAGACGTCCCTGCTCGCCCTCAACGCCGCCATCGAGGCGGCACGCGCGGGTCAGGCCGGAAAAGGTTTTTCCATCGTGGCCGACGAGGTGAAAAAGCTTGCCGGACAGGTCGACAAGGCCAGCACCGAAATCGAGGAAAAAGTCGGCGGCATGCTCGAGCAGATCCGCATCTCTCTGGAGCAATCCAAGGACATCAGCAACTACGCCCACCACAGCCGCGAAGTGGTCACCCGTGCCTGTGCGGGCTTTGAAACCATGGTGCGCGATTTCGAGGAGAACGACGCGCAGCTTCAGGGCATCAGCGCCTCGGTGGAGGAACTTTCCGCCGCCAATGAGGAAATCCACGGCAAGGTAGGCACCATCAACCAGGCCAGCCGCGACGTGGGCGCCCTGATGCGCTCCGCCGAGCAGGCCACTGGATCCTTGAAGCACACCACCGAGGATCTGCTCGAAACCGTTGCCGTCTATCGCACCGGCGAAGGAGCCCTGGAAGGAGTCATCGCCCATGCCGCGGCATTTCGCGGGCAGGCCGTCGAGACGTTGAGAGTTCTTTTAAGCCAAGGCTGCGAGCTCTTCGACACCCACTATCAGCCCATCCCCGGCACCCAACCACAGAAATACCGCACCCGTTACGACGAAGCCTTCGCCACCGCCCTGCAACCGATTTACGACCGCTTCCTCAACGATCTTCCCGGGGCGTCCTTCGCCATCTGCGTGGATCGCAACGGCTACGCGCCGACCCACAACAGCCGCTATGCCCAGCCGCTGACCGGCGACCCCCAGGCCGACCTGGCCAACAGTCGCGACAAGCGCATTTACAAGGATCCCACCGGCCTGCGCGCCGCGCAAAACGACAAGCCGCTGCTGCTGCAGACCTATATGCGCGACACGGGCGAAATTCTCTGCGATCTCTCCCTGCCCATCCTGATCGACGGACGGGCCTGGGGCAGCGTGCGCCTTGGTTTCAAGCCTCAGATCCTTGACGCATAA
- a CDS encoding sensor domain-containing diguanylate cyclase, whose product MRLQTRIILSMIFFFLLFVLLGAATTRQLLGPVLLAAEEEIARINLMRVASALQRESEHLSILITDWAHWDETYRFVQDRNRRFQVTNLSAATFSKTRLDLMLFINTEGEVIWARQQDHLTGQDLELQRLPVTRWPTDHPLLNFSDPQEIHSGILATRLGPLQIAASPILTSMGHGPRQGTMIIGRLLGGNEINRLIEQTRVNFHLWLAEERALPPESLRLTNYLETDLSFPELRALQQSPEFERILADTADLSPPEFFRDPDTSRMLNVFTHFPDIYGQPSLLLEVSFPRILQQLSQRISLIVFSCLAVVGALFSLAHLGIIRRLITRPIGQLQAHISEINADESLSGRLQLDGEDEIGRLAQTYNRMLERLEVDREKRTQAEAELRRNERKFRTLSIRDDLTGLYNARYLYQGLRRHFEKCTAANRPLALLFIDIDRFKQVVDTHGHILGSQAIAEMAQTIAGCLSKPAFAVSYGGDEYVVVLPGADRKAAIAKADEMRARIAQTTFLAEHGLSVKLTCSFGVASYPEDAGDLKSLLAIADKSLFYVKSRGRDGVA is encoded by the coding sequence ATGCGGCTGCAAACCCGGATCATCCTTTCGATGATCTTTTTCTTTTTGCTGTTCGTGCTGCTCGGTGCGGCGACGACGCGCCAGTTGCTCGGCCCGGTATTGCTGGCCGCCGAGGAAGAGATCGCCCGCATCAACCTGATGCGCGTGGCCTCGGCGCTGCAGCGCGAATCCGAACATCTGTCCATCCTCATCACCGACTGGGCGCACTGGGACGAAACCTACCGCTTCGTTCAGGACCGCAACCGCAGATTTCAGGTCACCAACCTCTCCGCCGCCACCTTCAGCAAAACCCGCCTGGATCTGATGCTGTTCATCAACACCGAAGGCGAGGTCATTTGGGCGCGCCAACAGGACCATCTCACCGGGCAGGATCTGGAACTCCAGCGCCTGCCCGTCACCCGCTGGCCCACCGATCACCCGCTGCTCAACTTCAGCGACCCGCAGGAAATTCACTCCGGCATTCTCGCCACCCGCCTGGGTCCCCTGCAGATCGCCGCCAGCCCGATTCTCACCAGCATGGGCCACGGCCCGCGCCAAGGCACCATGATCATCGGGCGGCTGCTCGGCGGCAACGAAATCAACCGCCTCATCGAACAGACCCGGGTCAACTTTCACCTCTGGCTGGCCGAGGAGAGGGCCTTGCCGCCCGAATCCCTGCGCCTGACCAACTACCTGGAAACGGACTTGAGCTTTCCCGAGCTGCGCGCCTTGCAGCAAAGCCCGGAATTCGAGCGCATTCTGGCGGATACGGCCGACTTGTCGCCGCCGGAATTTTTCCGCGACCCCGACACCTCGCGGATGCTCAACGTCTTTACCCATTTCCCCGACATCTACGGCCAGCCGAGCCTGCTGCTCGAAGTAAGCTTTCCGCGCATTCTCCAGCAATTGAGCCAGCGCATCTCGCTGATCGTCTTTTCGTGCCTCGCGGTGGTGGGCGCCCTTTTCAGCCTGGCCCATCTGGGCATCATCCGGCGCCTGATCACCCGCCCCATCGGCCAGTTGCAGGCGCACATTTCCGAAATCAACGCGGATGAGAGCCTTTCCGGCCGGCTGCAACTGGACGGCGAGGATGAAATCGGGCGGCTTGCCCAGACCTACAACCGCATGCTCGAGCGCCTCGAAGTCGACCGCGAAAAGCGCACCCAGGCGGAGGCCGAGCTGCGCCGCAACGAGCGCAAATTTCGCACCCTCTCCATCCGCGACGATCTCACCGGTCTCTACAACGCACGCTATCTCTACCAGGGTCTGCGCCGGCACTTTGAAAAATGCACGGCCGCCAATCGGCCCTTGGCCCTCTTGTTCATCGACATCGATCGGTTCAAGCAGGTGGTCGACACTCACGGCCACATTCTGGGCAGCCAGGCCATCGCCGAGATGGCGCAGACCATCGCCGGCTGTTTGAGCAAACCGGCCTTCGCGGTGTCCTACGGGGGGGATGAATACGTGGTGGTGCTACCGGGAGCCGACCGCAAGGCGGCCATCGCCAAGGCCGATGAGATGCGCGCGCGCATTGCCCAGACGACCTTCCTCGCCGAGCATGGCCTCAGCGTCAAGCTTACCTGCAGTTTCGGGGTAGCGAGCTACCCCGAGGATGCCGGCGACCTCAAGAGCCTGCTCGCCATCGCCGATAAGTCCCTGTTCTATGTCAAAAGTCGCGGACGCGACGGGGTCGCCTGA
- a CDS encoding DUF6178 family protein, producing the protein MISAEHPEGGTERALRPRPTSATAEFNALTVEERLRLVRNVSGKQKYQLLLNARDCEELVRRLPSQEVYLLIKELGVEDCVELLAMATTEQMTTFFDLDLWQGEELMPQPTLEWLAMLLETGERKVVETAREMDFELLTLMLRKFIVITRGLESLVDEDALADGRSERIYEMDFVDSESAKIIGHFLDILYRHDRDFYLLLMETVRNEADSSLEDFAYQGRSARLQDRGFPDPFEALGVFAYLAPASFSMEARAKIPFRAAEEGAEAPGFVLAVPPANLLGEILARGLEPDACWELTYLLNKVMIAERVDVGDLAQVQQAMQQVYRYLNIALEHLAGKDLDQAIRYFDNAYLEYLFRLGLSLTLDLKKRAEALRGAPPAFYLDGPFRALLEALCRKRPMLYEGALDVHRAGERPFAAVEEVHLCARWLERIETQVRLFDGRLGFVLPDPSTWDLSGCVPENPEDVGLSDLFLTTLANRLLGGEAAPCALGRDDLARLWSLVTEEGRIKPRVREESRAWAEGLAPGAGEFADYCLDLWEEGLCSLEPRDLDPRFVGGLILRLDS; encoded by the coding sequence ATGATCTCTGCCGAACACCCCGAAGGCGGCACCGAGCGCGCCCTGCGTCCGCGGCCCACTTCCGCAACCGCCGAATTCAATGCCCTGACCGTCGAGGAGCGCCTGCGTCTGGTGCGCAATGTCTCCGGGAAGCAGAAATATCAGCTGCTGCTCAACGCGCGTGATTGCGAGGAACTGGTGCGGCGCTTGCCGTCCCAGGAAGTCTATTTGCTCATCAAGGAGTTGGGTGTCGAGGATTGCGTCGAACTGCTGGCCATGGCCACCACCGAGCAGATGACCACTTTTTTCGACCTGGATCTGTGGCAGGGCGAGGAGCTGATGCCGCAGCCGACCTTGGAGTGGCTGGCCATGCTGCTGGAAACGGGCGAGCGCAAGGTTGTGGAGACGGCGCGGGAGATGGATTTCGAGCTGCTGACCCTGATGCTGCGCAAATTCATCGTCATCACCCGCGGTCTCGAATCCCTGGTCGACGAGGACGCCCTGGCCGATGGGCGCTCCGAGCGCATCTATGAGATGGATTTTGTCGATTCGGAGAGCGCCAAAATCATCGGTCACTTCCTCGATATTCTCTATCGGCACGACCGAGATTTCTATCTGCTGCTCATGGAGACGGTGCGTAACGAAGCCGACTCCTCCCTCGAGGATTTCGCCTACCAGGGGCGTAGCGCGAGACTTCAGGATCGCGGCTTTCCCGATCCCTTCGAGGCCCTGGGGGTGTTTGCCTACCTGGCCCCGGCGTCCTTCAGCATGGAGGCGCGCGCCAAGATTCCCTTCCGCGCCGCCGAGGAAGGCGCCGAGGCTCCTGGTTTCGTGCTTGCCGTGCCGCCGGCCAATCTGCTCGGCGAGATCCTCGCTCGCGGTCTGGAGCCCGACGCCTGCTGGGAGCTGACTTACCTGCTCAACAAGGTGATGATCGCCGAGCGCGTCGATGTCGGCGATCTGGCCCAGGTGCAGCAGGCCATGCAGCAGGTGTATCGCTATCTCAACATCGCCCTGGAGCACCTGGCCGGTAAGGATCTCGATCAGGCCATTCGCTATTTCGACAACGCCTACCTCGAATATCTGTTTCGCCTCGGCCTCAGCCTGACCCTGGATCTGAAAAAGCGCGCCGAAGCGCTGCGTGGCGCGCCGCCCGCGTTTTACCTTGACGGCCCCTTTCGCGCTCTGCTCGAAGCCCTGTGCCGCAAACGCCCCATGCTCTACGAGGGCGCCCTCGATGTCCACCGCGCCGGTGAGCGCCCGTTCGCCGCCGTGGAGGAAGTGCACCTGTGCGCCCGCTGGTTGGAACGGATCGAAACCCAGGTGCGCTTGTTCGACGGGCGGCTGGGCTTTGTCCTGCCGGATCCGAGCACCTGGGACCTGTCCGGATGCGTTCCGGAGAACCCAGAGGATGTGGGCCTCTCCGATCTGTTCCTGACGACTCTGGCCAATCGTTTGCTGGGAGGCGAGGCGGCACCCTGCGCCCTCGGCCGCGACGACCTGGCGCGCTTATGGAGTCTGGTGACCGAGGAAGGGCGGATCAAGCCGCGGGTGCGCGAGGAAAGCCGCGCCTGGGCCGAGGGGCTGGCGCCGGGGGCGGGCGAGTTTGCCGATTACTGCCTGGATCTTTGGGAGGAGGGATTGTGTTCCCTGGAACCTCGGGATCTGGATCCGCGTTTTGTCGGTGGTCTGATACTACGACTAGACTCTTGA